One Triticum dicoccoides isolate Atlit2015 ecotype Zavitan chromosome 5B, WEW_v2.0, whole genome shotgun sequence genomic window carries:
- the LOC119309971 gene encoding E3 ubiquitin-protein ligase WAV3-like — protein MSITTHCEYPAIAKDASRDGFAVLVHAKAPALAPAAAKAARAPLDLVMVLDVSGSMGGRKLALLKQAVGFVVDKLGPHDRLSLVSFSCDARRLTRLTRMSDAGRASTERTVESLAAGGGTNIKEGLREAAKVIDGRRYRNAVTGVILLSDDQDNYTLSSRSFYWVAVSPRIVDIEQELVPPSLIRTGDGSSPPIHTFGFGTDHDSAAMHTIAEATGGTFAFIGNEAVIQDSFAQCIGGLLSVAAQEARVAVECVSPGVRVRSIKSGRYKSRVDANGRTAAVEVGELYADEERRFLLFVDVPKAGATDDVASLMKVSCTYRDVATGQSVDVAGEEVAVKRPVEAPEAEPDVEVERERLRVQAAEDIAAAQAAAERGEHAEASEMLSRRRMALRQSPLGASGDAGCAELAAELGELSERVGDRREYDLSGRASLLCGMSAHSQQRTSVKVGRARYATPAMRKMVDLSVKTREQQRQQQQAQAQPSPPSRTTMPPPPPPSTAKPALAKNLVRRYHRFLRLK, from the exons ATGTCCATCACGACGCACTGCGAATACCCTGCCATCGCCAAGGACGCCAGCCGCGACGGCTTCGCGGTGCTCGTGCACGCCAAGGCTCCCGCGCTGGCTCCGGCCGCGGCGAAGGCGGCGCGCGCGCCCCTTGATCTCGTGATGGTGCTCGACGTCAGCGGGAGCATGGGCGGCCGCAAGCTGGCGCTGCTTAAGCAGGCCGTGGGCTTCGTCGTCGACAAGCTCGGCCCCCACGACCGCCTCAGCCTCGTGTCCTTCTCGTGCGACGCCCGCCGCCTCACCCGCCTCACGCGCATGTCCGACGCCGGGCGGGCCTCGACCGAGCGCACCGTGGAGTCCCTGGCCGCGGGTGGCGGGACCAACATCAAGGAGGGCCTTCGCGAGGCGGCCAAGGTGATCGACGGCCGCCGCTACAGGAACGCCGTCACCGGCGTCATCCTGCTCTCCGACGACCAAGACAACTACACGCTGTCTTCAAG GTCCTTCTACTGGGTGGCCGTGTCCCCGCGTATCGTGGACATTGAACAGGAA CTCGTGCCACCTTCCCTGATCCGCACGGGCGACGGGTCCTCACCGCCGATCCACACGTTCGGCTTTGGGACCGACCACGACTCGGCGGCCATGCACACCATCGCGGAGGCCACCGGCGGCACGTTCGCCTTCATCGGGAACGAGGCCGTCATCCAGGACTCGTTCGCGCAGTGCATCGGCGGGCTTCTCTCGGTCGCCGCGCAGGAGGCGCGCGTCGCCGTCGAGTGCGTCTCCCCTGGCGTTCGCGTGCGGTCCATCAAGTCGGGGCGCTACAAGAGCCGCGTCGACGCTAACGGGCGCACCGCCGCGGTGGAGGTCGGCGAGCTGTATGCCGACGAGGAAAGGCGCTTCCTGCTGTTCGTGGACGTGCCGAAGGCCGGCGCCACGGACGACGTGGCATCGCTGATGAAGGTGAGCTGCACATACCGCGACGTCGCGACCGGGCAGTCGGTGGACGTGGCAGgcgaggaggtggcggtgaagaggCCGGTCGAGGCGCCGGAGGCAGAGCCGGACGTGGAGGTCGAGCGGGAGCGCCTCCGCGTGCAGGCCGCCGAGGACATcgcggcggcgcaggcggcggccgAGCGCGGCGAGCACGCGGAGGCGTCGGAGATGCTCAGCCGCCGGCGCATGGCGCTGAGGCAGTCGCCGCTGGGCGCGAGCGGCGACGCCGGGTGCGCGGAGCTGGCGGCGGAGCTGGGCGAGCTGAGCGAGCGCGTGGGGGACCGGAGGGAGTACGACCTGTCGGGGCGCGCGTCGTTGCTGTGCGGCATGAGCGCGCACTCGCAGCAGCGCACGTCGGTCAAAGTTGGGAGGGCGAGGTACGCGACTCCCGCCATGCGTAAGATGGTGGACCTGTCGGTGAAGACTCGtgagcagcagcggcagcagcaacagGCACAGGCACAGCCATCGCCGCCCTCGAGGACGACgatgccaccgccgccaccaccttcgACGGCGAAGCCGGCTCTCGCTAAGAACCTGGTGAGAAGGTACCACCGATTTCTACGTCTCAAGTGA
- the LOC119306031 gene encoding uncharacterized protein LOC119306031, whose amino-acid sequence MNCSYPALAVRLGHLSDHGLVFRLPLMMMSCAQTFCVFFGRFINEDDMEEFYIEESISLANRQSKLLYVHYHHMESYNRDMAMNICANQKRLKARLEAIARKFVMTTLKGMLPREAYTAIVNIMQNLQFKFVGMPNRHEKLADFLTRTIVCWYAYEKMRFLSPNADGFSMVHGILADIIHNHKQGRSWNGHFASTDIEVYNGKFFKITKTAIYRFVPSPNISIEVAGWLRNDFRACEFLLDKFNQNGRLPVFFVQLRRALMNTTDKTFLQAFASDLYDKFLHHAAIKQPLVRAVFLCGVQQACRAHDIYDPDARYKQVLKRLAIPGFSLADAIANSGIDILLEVLDYQKRQASRNADKDGERQVRIPRPDGTFWIWENKAAFRRYLLMDTVNVTADDLLSYIDTERHLIVHGPDYSKEDKDYKNAAENDGVRYWRVEGNQWDSNRPRKQKLDTFEVMELMVASLSEEIMPLMISELLDQSAMTGKLKAVWELYKNSGFELSNMDVQNMLAMVGLSREAEEDDH is encoded by the exons ATGAATTGCAGTTACCCAGCACTAGCAGTTCGTCTGGGACACCTCTCAGATCATGGCTTGGTGTTTCGTCTTCCATTAATGATGATGAGCTGTGCACAAACTTTCTGCGTTTTTTTTGGCCG ATTCATTAATGAAGATGACATGGAGGAGTTCTACATTGAGGAATCAATTTCACTGGCCAACCGCCAGTCTAAGTTGTTATATGTGCACTACCATCACATGGAGAGTTACAACCGGGATATGGCTATGAACATCTGTGCCAATCAGAAACG GTTGAAGGCAAGGTTGGAAGCTATAGCCCGTAAATTTGTGATGACGACTTTGAAAGGAATGCTGCCTAGGGAGGCTTATACCGCTATTGTTAATATCATGCAGAATCTGCAGTTCAAGTTCGTTGGGATGCCGAATAG GCATGAAAAGCTGGCTGATTTTCTTACCCGGACAATAGTGTGCTGGTATGCATATGAAAAAATGAGGTTCCTTAGCCCAAATGCTGATGGATTTTCGATGGTTCATGGCATTTTGGCAGACATCATACATAATCACAAGCAAGGGCGTTCATGGAATGGCCACTTTGCAAGTACTGACATTGAAGTTTACAATGGCAAATTTTTCAAGATCACTAAAACTGCCATCTACCGCTTTGTGCCATCCCCTAACATCTCAATAGAGGTTGCTGGTTGGTTGCGAAATGACTTTCGTGCCTGTGAGTTCTTACTTGACAAGTTCAACCAGAATGGCCGCCTACCTGTATTTTTTGTCCAGCTTAGAAGAGCTTTGATGAACACAACAGATAAGACATTCCTTCAAGCCTTTGCCTCAGATCTGTATGATAAGTTTCTGCACCATGCAGCAATTAAGCAGCCTCTGGTGCGTGCCGTATTTCTATGTGGTGTTCAGCAAGCGTGCAGGGCGCACGACATCTATGACCCTGACGCAAGGTACAAGCAGGTCCTCAAAAGGTTAGCAATCCCTGGTTTCAGCCTGGCAGATGCGATAGCCAACTCTGGGATAGATATTCTCTTAGAGGTTCTTGATTACCAGAAGCGGCAGGCATCCAGAAATGCTGATAAAGATGGAGAGCGTCAGGTCAGAATACCTCGCCCAGATGGCACGTTTTGGATTTGGGAGAACAAAGCTGCCTTCAGGCGCTACCTGCTGATGGATACTGTGAATGTTACTGCAGATGACTTGCTATCCTATATTGACACCGAGAGGCATCTAATTGTCCACGGCCCAGACTATTCAAAGGAGGATAAAGACTACAAAAACGCGGCAGAGAATGATGGGGTTCGGTATTGGAGGGTGGAGGGTAACCAGTGGGACAGCAATAGGCCGAGAAAACAGAAGCTGGACACATTCGAGGTCATGGAGCTTATGGTTGCGTCTCTTTCAGAGGAGATCATGCCTCTGATGATCTCTGAGCTGCTTGATCAGTCTGCTATGACTGGAAA GCTGAAGGCTGTCTGGGAATTGTACAAGAACAGTGGGTTTGAGCTCTCGAATATGGATGTGCAAAATATGCTGGCGATGGTTGGCCTCAGTAGGGAAGCAGAGGAAGATGACCATTGA